The genomic region ATCGATGACGGCTGGGAGCCGGCCGGCCCCGGCAAGGCGGGACCGTGGGATGGCTCGAACAGCAAGTTTCCGGACATGCCCGGGCTGACGTCAGATGTCAGGAAGGCCGGGGCGCGTCCCGGCATCTGGATCCGCCCCACCACGGCCTGGGAGGCGATGCCGGATCCTTGGAGAATCGATGGGAAACACGGCTCGCTCGACCCGACCGTCCCGGAAGTCAAGGCGCAAATCGAGGCCGACATGGCGCGCTTGGCGGGGTGGGGCTTTGAGCTGATCAAGCACGACTTCTCGTCGGTCGATATCCTGGGGCGGTTCGGCTCCGGCATGGGCTCGGGGATTACCGACGATCACTGGAAGTTCCGCGAAGGGCAGGGGCGCACCACCGCCGAAGTCGTATTGGATCTCTACCAGACGATGCGCAAGGGAGCGGGAAGCGCCGTTGTCCTCGGCTGCAACACATTCAGCCACCTCTCGGCTGGAATCTTCGAAGCCTGCCGCATCGGCGACGACACCAGCGGGCGGGATTGGGAGCGCACGCGCAAGATGGGCGTTAACTGCCTGGCGTTCCGCAACGCCCAGAACCGCGCATTCTACGCCACCGATCCGGATATCGCGCCGATTACCCACGATGTCCCGTGGGAGAAGACGGCGCAGTGGCTGGACCTGGTCGCGCGCAGCGGATCGGTGCTGTTCACCAGCCTCGACATGACCGCCGTCGGCCCCGTCCAGCGAGAAGCGCTGCGCGAGGCGCTCGCGCTCGCGGCCGCCGGTCAGCCGCTGGGCGAGCCGATCGACTGGCTGGAGACGACCTGTCCCCAGCAATGGAGGCTGGGCGGCGAGATGAAGCAGTATCGGTGGCAAAATCCAGAAGGCGCTTCGCCCTTTAACGTCTAATCTCGGCGCGGGAGACAGAGATTTGGAACAAAAGCAGCCGCGCATAATCACCGTCGCGACGATGAATATCCGCCATGACGCGGACCGCTGGCCGGAGCGGCGTCCGCTCCTTTCGCAAGGATTGCGCAGGCTGGCGCCGGATGTGATCGCCTTGCAGGAAGTCGCGCTGGGGATCGATCAAGCCGCCCTGCTGCAATCGGATCTGAACGGAGAGATGGACGCCGCCCCCTACGCCGCGTTTGTCGAGCCGAAAACAGGCGCGGCGCCCACCGAAGGCATCGGGTGCCTGACGCGTCTGCCGGTGGCGCGCAGTACGCGGCTTGAGCTGCCGGGCGGCTGGCGCATCGCCCAGGCTCTGGACTTTCGGCAGGATGGCGTGAGCTTTTGCGTGGTCAACACGCATCTGCACCACGAGCCCGCCGACAGCGAGGAGATCCGGGCAAAGCAAAGCGCGGCCATCATGGAGTATCTCGAAGCGGAGGCGGCTCGGGATCCGGACAAGCATTGGATCCTGGCCGGGGACTTCAACGCCACCCCGGAGACCGAAACCGTGCAGCGTGTTCTGACGCGTCTCGTCTCGGCGTATCCCATCATCCACGGCGCGGAGCCGAAATACACCTATCCCACGCCGCTGGCCGCCGAAGATTACGCCGATCCCACATCGTATCACTGCATCGACTATCTCTTTGTGTCGCCGTCGATCCATGTCCACGACATTCAGATGATCTTTGACGAGCCTGGTCCCGACGATCCGGCGCTCTTTCCTTCGGACCACTTCGGATTGCTGGCGACGATTTCGTTTCCCGATGCTTCCTGAAGGGTCTTACGTGCGCGGTCCCCGGCGGTACGCCGCCGGGGGACGCCCCGTTTCCCGGGCAAAGACGCGGGAGAAGTAGAACCGGTCGCCAAACCCCGTTTCCTCGGCGATCCGGTCGATGGTGTCGTCGGTGAAGAGCAGGCGCTGCGCCGCAAGCGCCACGCGGCGCTTCAGCACGTACTTGGCGGGCGCCACGCCGACGGCTTCGCGGAAGCGCCGGATAAAGTAATCCTCGCTCATGCTGCAAAGCGCCGCCATCGCGTCATTCGTAATCGCCTGGCCGAGATGCTCGTGAATATGGGAGATCGCCGGCAGGACAGGCTTGAGCGCGGAGACCCGAATCCAGCACCGCTCCAGCATGTCGGGAGGCAGCGAATTGAAATAGTGACCGAACGCCTGATAAAGCAGCCCTTTGAGCAGGCACTGACTGCCGAAGTCCGCGCACCCTGTCTGCTCGACCCGACCTCCCAATTCAAAGACCGTTTTGCCGAAGTCCGGCGCATTTGGGATCAAGACGGGGCCAGGGAACATCTCTTGAAAGACGATCGGCGGCAGCCCGCGCAGATCGAAGTGAACAAAGAACTGCCGCAGGGGCGCGTCGTTATCGCTCGACAGCTCCAGGCCCGACGGAATCAGATAAACCTCGCGCGCCTCCAGCGGCAGCACCTGATCCCGATTCTTGAGCCAGCCGCCAGGCGCGTCGTTTTGGTACAGCCGCCAATGGTCGTTGACCAGCAGGGGGTGACTCCACCATCCCGGCGGAAGGTTGTCCCGCTGCGCCCAGAGAAGCCGAATATCCAGGTCATCCAGCATTACTGGGAGCTGCTGTCGTTCAAAAAGCGCCTGCTCGGCGCTTGTCCGTTGTGTGTTGGTCATCATCCCGTTCCCATGCGCGGCGGAATCGTCCATGGATTGGACGGATTATCCCATAGCCTCGACGCACGGAATATTATAAGATATACCACACGAGATTGATACCGAAATTTGACGGAGTGACTGATGAATATTCCAAGTATCCGCGCCTCGGAGGGGAGTTGGCGGAAGCTACTGGCGGAAACTCTGCCCTTATTCGGGCATCGGAACTGGATCGTCGTCGCGGATTCCGCGTATCCGAGCCAGTCCCAACCGGGCGTACGCACGATCGCCGCGCCGGACGATCACCTGGACGTCATAGATGGTGTGCTGACGGAAATCGACCGCGCCGGCCACGTCCGCCCGATCCTCCATTTGGACGAGGAACTGGAGTTTTTGAGCGACGAGGATATCGCAGGCGTCGGCGCATTCCGCGCCGGATTGGCGGCGCTGCTCGGCGCCGGCGTCCGAAGCGCGCCGCACGAATCCATCATCCACCGCCTGGACGCCGCCGCCGGAATGTTTGAGATCCTCGTCATCAAAACGAGTTTTCAAATCCCCTACACAAGCGTCTTCATCGAACTCGATTGCGGTTACTGGGACGCCGAATCCGAACGACGCCTGCGAATGCGAATGGAGAGCGCCCAGGCGAACGCCAATGCCGTTCAAATAAGGTATACCGCTTCCTGAAACGTCTTCGTCGGGTTTCATGGATAGCCGTGTTGGGGGCGCTTGAGAGCGAATGTCGACATTTTGCGCTTGGCGGAATTTTCCATCGCTTGCATGGACGATGTTGTCGCCGCCGCCCGGGAATATTATGAGGATTCCTTGATAAAACGATAGGGATTTTGGGAAGTCCGTATGGCAAAAAGAGATAGGCGCAAAATCAAGGACAGAACTCCGATGCGATTCGCGTCTGACCCTGCTCCCAGGTGGTATCGTCTCTCCCATCGGGCGCGCTTTAAGCGTCTGCATAAAGTGAGGATCGCGTGCTGCAGAAAATACTCTCGCAGACCAGAAGACCAGCGTGGGAGGACGATTCATCTGGATGGCGCCTGGATCAGCGATGTTCCGAGTTTCTATCTATCGATGGGGGAAGCGGTCAATGGACCGTTCGGATATTTCGGAACCTGTTTGGACAGCCTTGCCGATTGTCTGAATGGCGGTTTTGGCGTAAGGTATCCATTGACAATTCGGATTACGCATGTCAGCAAAATGAGAAAGGCCTTAGACGCACTGGCATGGTGTCTTTATCGTGCAGAAAGTTTTCGAGAGGTGGTCGATTGGGAAGATACGGCGCAGCTTGTGGACTGGGGCTACTTTGCCGATGGCAGCGAGGCGGAAGTGGCGCGAAAGACCGCCATTTACGAGGCTGCTCTTGCCGGTGAGTCGTTCGACTGTTCCGACTTCCGCTCGTATTTTGATAAGATCCTTGAGATCTTTGCGGACCACAGAGTTGAGCTTATCCTGGAAAATGACGATCCTCTAGACTAACGAGACGTTCTCGCAAGCTTTCCCATGGCGTCGATCACGGGCAGCGCGTTTCCGCCGGCGTCGAAGAATGACCGACCTTCAAAGCCGCCCAGGCGGACGCCGGTGAGGGGAAGGTATTCGGCGGCCCACCAGTAGATCCCCGCGCCGCGGCCGCCCGGGACCTCGCGCAGGACCTTCCCTAATGTTTCAACGAACTGGACCTGACCTTGCTGGCTGGCCGGAATGCCGGCGAGCTTGGCGCTGTCTTTGGCGAACTCGTCCTGAGGATTCCAGGGAAAGTCCGTCTCGGCGATCACGACGGGCTTCTGGTAGCGCGCGGCGGCGCCGTTCAGACAGGCGCGCAGGTTCTCCAGGCTGCCCTGCCAGTATGGATAGTAACTTTCCCCGATAATATCGAACTTCACGTGTTGTTCGAGCAGATGGTCGAAGAACCACTTTGTCGTTCCCCAATCACCGCCCCGGTCCAGATGCACGATGATCTTGGGGCGCTTCGCCCCCGAGGATTTCTCGATCCCGCG from Capsulimonas corticalis harbors:
- a CDS encoding twin-arginine translocation signal domain-containing protein, with translation MSSKEHGAQTASTRRQFVQQAAAAALSTALIAPLAPQASGKAPRAARSSSGYFDLQRAPDLIQIFTEDGDRKLSKEAGGRWTSQDAVVTTAVTPSGLNVSLSASNTGVKRIHLRWNGAVAGGQRFLGDHWERAYGDLEWRGVVPDRAMPWYFAAWDGARTHGYGVMTGPAAFCFWQTDSDGISLWADVRSGGKGLRLGSRALDVCTVVSRPGKGGETPFAALHAFCRQMCPQPRLADHSIYGHNDWDFAYGNNSAASTLEAAHLLASLSPAGKNRPYVVIDDGWEPAGPGKAGPWDGSNSKFPDMPGLTSDVRKAGARPGIWIRPTTAWEAMPDPWRIDGKHGSLDPTVPEVKAQIEADMARLAGWGFELIKHDFSSVDILGRFGSGMGSGITDDHWKFREGQGRTTAEVVLDLYQTMRKGAGSAVVLGCNTFSHLSAGIFEACRIGDDTSGRDWERTRKMGVNCLAFRNAQNRAFYATDPDIAPITHDVPWEKTAQWLDLVARSGSVLFTSLDMTAVGPVQREALREALALAAAGQPLGEPIDWLETTCPQQWRLGGEMKQYRWQNPEGASPFNV
- a CDS encoding endonuclease/exonuclease/phosphatase family protein, translated to MEQKQPRIITVATMNIRHDADRWPERRPLLSQGLRRLAPDVIALQEVALGIDQAALLQSDLNGEMDAAPYAAFVEPKTGAAPTEGIGCLTRLPVARSTRLELPGGWRIAQALDFRQDGVSFCVVNTHLHHEPADSEEIRAKQSAAIMEYLEAEAARDPDKHWILAGDFNATPETETVQRVLTRLVSAYPIIHGAEPKYTYPTPLAAEDYADPTSYHCIDYLFVSPSIHVHDIQMIFDEPGPDDPALFPSDHFGLLATISFPDAS
- a CDS encoding AraC family transcriptional regulator, which encodes MDDSAAHGNGMMTNTQRTSAEQALFERQQLPVMLDDLDIRLLWAQRDNLPPGWWSHPLLVNDHWRLYQNDAPGGWLKNRDQVLPLEAREVYLIPSGLELSSDNDAPLRQFFVHFDLRGLPPIVFQEMFPGPVLIPNAPDFGKTVFELGGRVEQTGCADFGSQCLLKGLLYQAFGHYFNSLPPDMLERCWIRVSALKPVLPAISHIHEHLGQAITNDAMAALCSMSEDYFIRRFREAVGVAPAKYVLKRRVALAAQRLLFTDDTIDRIAEETGFGDRFYFSRVFARETGRPPAAYRRGPRT
- a CDS encoding barstar family protein codes for the protein MRFASDPAPRWYRLSHRARFKRLHKVRIACCRKYSRRPEDQRGRTIHLDGAWISDVPSFYLSMGEAVNGPFGYFGTCLDSLADCLNGGFGVRYPLTIRITHVSKMRKALDALAWCLYRAESFREVVDWEDTAQLVDWGYFADGSEAEVARKTAIYEAALAGESFDCSDFRSYFDKILEIFADHRVELILENDDPLD